The Planococcus halocryophilus nucleotide sequence CTTCTGCTTGGTGGCGCCATTTTGACAGAAACTATTTTCGGATGGCCAGGAATTGGACGTTATATTTATGAAGCGATTGGTTTCCGTGATTATCCGGTTATTCAGTCAGGCATTCTAATTGTGGCGTTTATCTTTGTTATGATCAATCTAATTGTCGATTTGCTGTACGGCTTAGTCGATCCACGCATCAAATATGACTAGGAAGGGGGAGACGTATTATGGCTGAAACAGTAAATAATCCAGAAAAAGAAGAAATGCAGAAAGTCGCTGGACCTTGGAAAGAGGCTTGGCGAGGTTTCCGCAAAAGTAAAGTAGCGGTTGTTGGTATGGGGATTGTTATCTTCTTTATTTTGTTAGCAATTTTCGGACCGCTTATTACATTGCAAGGCATCAATGAACAAAATCTGTCTCAACGGCTTATGCCTCCTTCTTCCACTCATTGGATGGGTACAGACGATTTTGGTCGAGATATTTTATCGCGAGTTGTATATGGTGCTCGAATTTCGCTATGGGTCGGCTTTTTAGCAGTTATTGGATCGGTTATTGTAGGAAGTATTTTAGGGATTTTAGCAGGTTATTACGGACGTTTTGTAGATACAATTATCTCTCGTATTTTCGATATCATGCTAGCATTCCCAAGTATTTTACTTGCCATCGCGGTAGTATCTGTTCTAGGACCATCTTTACGTAATGCGTTAATTGCGATTGCTATTATCAACGTACCAAACTTTGGACGTTTGATTCGTTCGAAAGTATTGAGTATTAAAGAAGATGAATACATCATGTCCGCAAAAGCAATCGGCATGAAAGATAATCGGATTTTGATTTCGCATATCTTGCCGAACTCCATGGCGCCAGTTATTGTTCAAGGAACATTGGCGATTGCGACTGCGATCATTGAAGCAGCAGCACTTGGATTTTTAGGGTTAGGTGCACAAGCTCCGTCTCCAGAATGGGGCAAAATGTTGGCAGATTCGCGTTCGTATTTAACGAATGCACCTTGGACAATGATTTTTCCAGGAGTAGCTATTATGTTGACAGTACTAGGCTTTAACTTAATGGGAGACGGTTTACGTGACGCATTAGATCCACGAATGAAATCATAAAAAAAGTGTGAGGCAAATTTGCCTCACACTTTTTTATATGGCATTTTCAAGACCTGTATCTACTTCTTCTGAATGATAGTTCAAGTAAGCTATGATAAGTAAGTCTAGATGCTCTAGTTGTTCTTCGTAATCTAAAATAGCTGATAACACATGCATTAAATGATAAACCGAAAATTCACCTTCATTTTCTTCATGTGCTAAATTGATTTCTTTTACAAAAATTGTCATTACTTCATTGCGTCTCATGACGGCATCAGTCCCAGAACCTTCGCTATGTTCGGGACGTAATTTACCAACATATTTCATGTAAAGTTGCTCATGGTAACTCGCCAAACTTTCTAATCGCTCTTGAACCATCATATGAAAGTGCTCAGGAAGTTCCATTAGTTCATTTTCAAAACGGTTCAAGCGCTTTAAAACTTCTAAGCTCTTTTTCGATGTGGCAATCATTTGACGGTACAGGACCAATTTTCGTGCTTTTGCATATTGCTGCTTCTTGGTGTAGCTACGTTCTTCTTTATAAAATGAATACCATTGATCAACTTTTATTAATTTCTCTGTTAATTTATCAATGTCTTCTTTAACAGAGGCATGATCAGATGCATGACGGATCGAAACGCGAATCCAACGAATCACTTCTTCACTAACAGAATGAATGGAAGTAAACAAACGGGTTTCGTATTTAGGTGGCAGAAATATCATATTTACGATAAAGGCAGATATAATTCCAAGCATAACAGTTGAGATTCTTAGCGATGCAAAAGTTAAGAAGTTCGTAGAATGAGAATCCATAATGATGATAATCGTTACTAAAGTTAATGGAACGGTATTTTCTAACTTCAACTTCAGCATGACGACAATCGCTAATATTGCTGCTATACCAATGGTTAAATAATTACTGCCAAGTGTTAGCACAAAAACAATCGCTATTGTGGCACCAATCAAATTTCCATAAATTTGATCGAGTAATGTTAAGTAAGAACGGTAAATAGATGGCTGGATAGCGAAAATCGCTGCTACCCCTGCGAAAACAGGAGAAGGCAGATCCAATAAGTTGGCCAAATACAAGGCCATAGAAATGGCCACGCCAGTTTTAAAGATACGTGCACCTAATTTCATATGCTTAGGGACTCCTTCCTCAAAAACGATTTACGTTAATTATAACTGTTTAAAGGCCTTGCGTACCGCTTGAATAGAAAAATCTATATCTTCTTCTGTATGTTCAGTTGTTAAAAACCAAGCTTCGTATTTTGATGGAGCAAGATTGATACCTTGAGAGAGCATCAATTTAAAGAAACGACCAAAAATTTCGCCATCAGATTTCTCCGCTTGTTCGTAATTTTCTACGGTTATATCAGTAAAGTAAATGGTTAATGCACCTTTTAGTCGATTAACAGTAATTGTAACGTCAAATTCTTCAGCAGCTGCTATTATCCCTTTTTCTAGCTTTTCTCCGAGTTCATCCATTTTTTCATAGACACCTTCTTGACGAAGAACTTCTAAACAAGCGATTCCAGCTTGTATCGAGGCAGGGTTTCCGGCCATTGTCCCTGCTTGATAAGCGGGACCTAGAGGAGCCACTGTTTCCATAATTTCTTTTTTACCCCCATAAGCACCGATTGGTAAACCACCACCAATGATTTTTCCGAGCGCGGTAAGGTCTGGTGTCAACCCGAGGATGTCTTGAGCACCGCCGTAATGGAAACGAAAAGCGGTAATCACTTCATCATAAACAATTAAGGCTCCTTTTTCATGCGCGATGCGGTGAACCTCTTTCAAGTAACCTTCTTTTGGTTCAACAATCCCGAAATTGCCAACAATCGGTTCGACGAGAAGACATGCAATTTCTTCGCCCCAATGATCCATCGCTTCTGAAAATGCTTCGATGTCATTAAAAGGAACTGTAATCACTTCTTCAGCGATGGATTTTGGAACACCTGCTGAATCAGGAGTGCCGAGTGTCGCAGGGCCTGATCCAGCAGCTACAAGAACTAAATCAGAATGTCCGTGATAGCATCCTGCAAACTTCATAATTTTTGTGCGGCCAGTGTATGCACGTGACACCCGAATTGTTGTCATAACTGCTTCGGTTCCACTGTTTACAAAACGAACTCTATCCATGTTCGGCATTGCTTCTTTCAACATTTTAGCGAAAGTAATTTCGTGACGTGTCGGAGTTCCATAAAGCAAACCTGTTTCTGCTGCATGTGTAATCGCTTTTGTTATATGTGGATGGGCATGACCTGTGATGATCGGTCCGTATGCCGCTAGATAGTCTATGTATTTATTGCCATCAACGTCCCAAAAATAAGCGCCCTTGCCGCGCTCCATAGCGATAGGGGAACCTCCACCAACTGCTTTAAATGATCTTGAAGGACTGTTAACTCCGCCGACGATGTGTTGTAATGCTTCTTTATGTAGTTCTTCTGATGTCGAATGATTCATTGAATGATTGCCTCCTAGTGGTTAAACTCTTCTTTATTGTAGACAACCTTGTTGCGAAACGCCAAAGAAATTGAAACTAAGCTCCGTGTTCGGTACGATAGAAGGAAGAAAAGGAGTGGGTATGATGACTGCAGTTGAAGGTATGCAAGCACCAGAATTTTCATTGAAAAACGAAGCCGGAGAAATTGTCTCACTGAAAGATTTCAGTGACAACAAATATGTGGTTCTTTATTTTTATCCAAAAGACATGACTCCTGGTTGTACGACACAAGCATGCGACTTTCGGGATGCACAAGCTAATTTTTCTGAACTGAATGCGGTAATCTTAGGGGTAAGTGCAGATTCAGAAGACCGCCACACTAAGTTTAAGGAAAAACACGGATTGCCATTTTCACTTTTGGTAGACGAAGACCACCAAATGTCTGAGGATTACGGCGTTTGGATAGAGAAGAACATGTACGGTAAAAAATTCATGGGCATTGAGCGTTCAACTTTCCTAATCAATCCAACAGGTACTATTGTCAAATCGTGGCGCAAAGTGAAAGTGCCTAATCACATTCAAGATGTTTTAGAGACTTTGAAAACAATGAGTAACCAATAAGAAGGGAGACGTTTATGGAAATTTTATTTACATTTGTCCCACGAGTTGATCAACAACAAAGAATAATAGAAGAGTTCCCAGAAGTTGATTTCTATTTTCTTTACCGTGATAAAACACGGTTATCATCCGCGGATATCATTGTTACTTATGGAGAAGACTTGACTGCAGAAGATATTGAATCGGCTGTAAAAGTAAAATGGATTATGGTAGCCAGTGCGGGGATTGAAAAACTGCCACATCAAGCGATTGAATCACGCGGTATTACCGTGTCGAATGTAAGAGGGATTCATAAAACACCAATGGCTGAATCAGCTTTAGCTCATTTACTGGCTTTAAAGCGCGCGTTACCAGTCATTTATCAAAATCAACGCAATCAACAATGGGAGCGGAAAATACGTTCTTCAGAATTAAGTGGTACGACCGCATTGATTCTTGGACCAGGAGCGATTGGAGCAGAAATCGGTCGATTGCTACAAGCGTTTGGTGTCCATATAATTGGCTGTAATCGCTCTGGTGCACAGGCACCAAATATGGATGAAATGGTTTCTTTTGAAAAGATAATGGAAAAGCTTCCGGAAGCAGACTATGTTATCTCAGTTTTACCAAGTACAGATGAAACTAAACAGCTTTTAAAAGAAGAACATTTCAAAGCAATGAAAGACACAGTCATCTTTATGAACTTCGGTAGAGGTGATTTAGTCACAGATAACGTTCTATTAAATGCATTGCAAGAAAAAGAAATCACATTTGCTGTTTTAGATGTGTTCGAACATGAACCACTTCCTGCAGATCATCCGTATTGGTCAATGGATAATGTTGTTGTCTCACCGCATATTTCTAGCAAATCAGGAAAGTATGTGGACCGTACACTCGATATCTTTATTCCGAATTTGAAAAAATGGCTTATTGATCAATCCGATCCAACCAATCTAGTCGATATGGAAAAGGGGTATTAAGCATGAAAATTTATACGAAAACTGGCGACAAAGGGACAACTTCACTCGTTTACGGAACTCGAGTAGCTAAAAATGATGCGGTAGTAGAAGCTTACGGAACATGTGACGAAGCAAATACATTAATCGGTTTAGCAGTTGGACATTTAAATACAGAGTTTTTTAATGAAAAAGAAGAACTTTTAAAAGTCTTTCATGAAATCCAGACCACTTTGTTCCATGTTGGAGCAGAACTTGCTACACCAAAAGGGAAAGAAGTGAAATGGAAGCTGGCGGAAGACGATATTTCAAAGCTCGAACAATGGATTGATCTATATGACGATGCAGTTCCGACGCTCAGCAATTTTATTTTGCCAGGTGGACATCCATCTGGAGCAACGCTTCACGTAGCAAGAACTGTAGTTAGAAGAGCTGAACGTACCGTACTATCTATCGGAACCGATGTTTCGCCAAATGTTTTGGCGTACTTAAACCGGCTGTCGGATTTCTTGTTTGTTGCAGCACGCTTGGTCAATCAACGACTTGGAAGAGTAGAAAGAGGTTTGCATGAGAAATAAAGTGGAAATGCGTGACAAACGGCGGTAGTATAGTGATTTCTTGACATCTGACACTTTTATTAGGTACACTGTTTATAACAATTACAATGTAAGAATCTATATGAAGTGAGGTGCACGGCGATGTCTGAAGTACAATTAAAAGACGCGCTTGATGCTTTGAAGTCAACAGGTGTAAGAATCACGCCCCAACGTCACGCGATTTTGGAGTATATGATTCATTCAACAAACCACCCGACAGCGGATGACATTTATCGCGCGCTTGAAAAAATGTTTCCTAATATGAGTGTTGCAACTGTTTATAATAATTTACGCGTGTTCAGAAAAGCAGGGTTGGTAAAAGAATTAACATATGGTGATTCTTCAAGCCGTTTTGATTTTGTTACACACGACCATTATCATATTATCTGTAATGATTGCGGGAAAATAGTTGATTTCCACTACCCAGGACTCGATGAAGTTGAACATTTAGCTTCGCATGTAACAGGATTTCAAGTGGATTATCATCGTCTTGAGATTTACGGAACATGCCAAACATGCTTAAGTAAAACGGCGACTGCTCAATAAAATATTCAAAAGAAAAAACATCCAGCGATTTTTTCGCTGGATGTTTTTATTATTGTGAGCTTTTTTTATTGTAGTCCTGATCAAACTCTTTACCTTCAAGAGAACGATCCATTGTTAAAGGTTCGTTGCAATGCATGCAAATATCTACGCGACCCAGCATTTTTGTATGCTTTCCACAATTCGGACATTCCACTGGTACGGTTTTCATGGACAGCAACCCAATCCAAGCATAAACGCCTGTACTTCCGATAATTGCGAGGACACCAAGTAGCATTAAAATGACCATCACAATCGGTTGGTTTCTGAAGTATATGCCAACATACATAATAACAATGCCGATGAAGATCAAAGCTAACGCAAACGTACGAATGCGATTAATTTTATTTTTATAAGGTTTCATGGTCTATTTCCTCCTTGCATCCATCATACTATATCATAAATGTTCTTAAAAAGTGATATCGGTTTTGAAATGAAGGAATCCGCAGTAAATATGTCGAAATAGAGAAAAGAAGAAGTGCAGAAGTAGATCTTTTTAGCTTTGACGTTTCAGAAAAAGAAAACGGGTGAGCCCGACAAACGCTAGGGAAATGAAACAAGCTGGAGTTTATGACTAGCCATTCCTTTAATTTTAAGAAGGAATGCGATAGAGACAGCAAGGAGTGAGAATGATGGAACAAATACTACGTCCTATTTATCAAGAGCGCGCCAGTCAGGAAAGTACCCTCGGAGTAATCTTAGTCGAGAAAAGAGAAAAAGTCAGTCAGATTACGGACACTTTCGACTCGATATTGTTAATTATCACGAAAGAAAACGAAACACCAGTGTTTACAAAACATTATACGTATTTAGATAAAAAAGCTGCGATGCACATCGTTACGGAAAAGCAATTACATAAATGGTTATTGCTTGGTACGAATCGTAAAATAGTCGATTGGCTTTTTTATGGCCGTGTAATTTATGATCGCAACGAATTTATGGAGAAGCTAAAGACTGAACTCAAAGATTATCCCTTCTATGGTCGTAAAATTAAAATGGGCATGGAGTTCGCTAAACTAATCCGACGCTATATGGAAGGGAAATCATTTTTTGAAGAAAAGAACTATATGGATGCCTATCATCATATGGTAGAATCACTTCATCATTTAGCTCGGTTAGCTGTGCTCGAAAATGGATTACCTCCAGAAGTAACGGTTTGGTCTCAAGTCAAACAAATGGAACCAGCGATTTATAAATTGTATGAAGAGTTAATATCGAGTGATGAACCAATTGACAAGCGACTGGAATTATTATTCTTGGCAAGTGAATTCTATATTCATTCAAGAACAAAAGACGGGGCTCTTCATATAAGAGAAGTAATGGGGAAACAAAGCAGCTGGACCATTCAAGAGTTGCACGAGCAGGAAGAGTTGAAAAACTACTCTTCAGATCTAGAAGTTTTCATTGAATTTCTTGTGGAGAAGGATCTTGTTTCTATTAATGGCGTCACAACGAAGAGTGAAGGCGTCTTCCACAGATACTATTATGTGAAAAACTAAATAAGAAATCTTTAAAGAAGCAATTGTTATATAAAGACGACTGGCAATCATAACGCATTGGGTTCTCTGTGTAATTAGCGTGGAAGTGTTATCGACATCCGACGAATAACTTGTCGAGAGAGTCAATTGACTTTTAGAGAAAAGTAGTCAGGATGTTCGCAGGCTATTATTACTTATAAAGTAGACAAAGAAAAACTGTTGCTATAAGTCGATTTATAGGACTCTTAGCAACAGTTTATTTTCGGTGAAAATGTTTGAAAAGTGGTAGAAGGATAATGATTTAAAAGCATGTTAATTAAGAGGATAAAGTTTTTTTGCTTTTTTTTGCTTTAATCGTTGACATCTGTGAGAGGTGTGTATTATGATAATACATGTCGCTAAGGGAAATTAAGTTTTTTACAATAATAAAAAGCTTGACTCTTTCATCGAACGATGTTAACTTAGAGAAGTTGCTTTTACAGAACGCAAACTGAACCTTGAAAACTGAACAGCAAAACGTCAACAAAACGCAACGGTCGCGCAAAACGGCCCGCGCAAAACTTACTGATCAACGCAAGTAGATCAAAGCGAATCGTGCGTCTTCGGACGGCGATACGCCAGCAGTATTGAGCAATCAACACTACTCTATAATGGAGAGTTTGATCCTGGCTCAGGACGAACGCTGGCGGCGTGCCTAATACATGCAAGTCGAGCGGAACCAGAGGAGCTTGCTCCTTCTGGTTTAGCGGCGGACGGGTGAGTAACACGTGGGCAACCTGCCCTGCAGATCGGGATAACTCCGGGAAACCGGTGCTAATACCGAATAGTTTGCGGCCTCTCCTGAGGCTGCACGGAAAGACGGTT carries:
- a CDS encoding FUSC family protein, with amino-acid sequence MKLGARIFKTGVAISMALYLANLLDLPSPVFAGVAAIFAIQPSIYRSYLTLLDQIYGNLIGATIAIVFVLTLGSNYLTIGIAAILAIVVMLKLKLENTVPLTLVTIIIIMDSHSTNFLTFASLRISTVMLGIISAFIVNMIFLPPKYETRLFTSIHSVSEEVIRWIRVSIRHASDHASVKEDIDKLTEKLIKVDQWYSFYKEERSYTKKQQYAKARKLVLYRQMIATSKKSLEVLKRLNRFENELMELPEHFHMMVQERLESLASYHEQLYMKYVGKLRPEHSEGSGTDAVMRRNEVMTIFVKEINLAHEENEGEFSVYHLMHVLSAILDYEEQLEHLDLLIIAYLNYHSEEVDTGLENAI
- a CDS encoding glutamate-1-semialdehyde 2,1-aminomutase, with product MNHSTSEELHKEALQHIVGGVNSPSRSFKAVGGGSPIAMERGKGAYFWDVDGNKYIDYLAAYGPIITGHAHPHITKAITHAAETGLLYGTPTRHEITFAKMLKEAMPNMDRVRFVNSGTEAVMTTIRVSRAYTGRTKIMKFAGCYHGHSDLVLVAAGSGPATLGTPDSAGVPKSIAEEVITVPFNDIEAFSEAMDHWGEEIACLLVEPIVGNFGIVEPKEGYLKEVHRIAHEKGALIVYDEVITAFRFHYGGAQDILGLTPDLTALGKIIGGGLPIGAYGGKKEIMETVAPLGPAYQAGTMAGNPASIQAGIACLEVLRQEGVYEKMDELGEKLEKGIIAAAEEFDVTITVNRLKGALTIYFTDITVENYEQAEKSDGEIFGRFFKLMLSQGINLAPSKYEAWFLTTEHTEEDIDFSIQAVRKAFKQL
- a CDS encoding nucleotidyltransferase-like protein; its protein translation is MEQILRPIYQERASQESTLGVILVEKREKVSQITDTFDSILLIITKENETPVFTKHYTYLDKKAAMHIVTEKQLHKWLLLGTNRKIVDWLFYGRVIYDRNEFMEKLKTELKDYPFYGRKIKMGMEFAKLIRRYMEGKSFFEEKNYMDAYHHMVESLHHLARLAVLENGLPPEVTVWSQVKQMEPAIYKLYEELISSDEPIDKRLELLFLASEFYIHSRTKDGALHIREVMGKQSSWTIQELHEQEELKNYSSDLEVFIEFLVEKDLVSINGVTTKSEGVFHRYYYVKN
- the nikC gene encoding nickel transporter permease, which produces MAETVNNPEKEEMQKVAGPWKEAWRGFRKSKVAVVGMGIVIFFILLAIFGPLITLQGINEQNLSQRLMPPSSTHWMGTDDFGRDILSRVVYGARISLWVGFLAVIGSVIVGSILGILAGYYGRFVDTIISRIFDIMLAFPSILLAIAVVSVLGPSLRNALIAIAIINVPNFGRLIRSKVLSIKEDEYIMSAKAIGMKDNRILISHILPNSMAPVIVQGTLAIATAIIEAAALGFLGLGAQAPSPEWGKMLADSRSYLTNAPWTMIFPGVAIMLTVLGFNLMGDGLRDALDPRMKS
- a CDS encoding YgzB family protein, with the translated sequence MKPYKNKINRIRTFALALIFIGIVIMYVGIYFRNQPIVMVILMLLGVLAIIGSTGVYAWIGLLSMKTVPVECPNCGKHTKMLGRVDICMHCNEPLTMDRSLEGKEFDQDYNKKSSQ
- the bcp gene encoding thioredoxin-dependent thiol peroxidase codes for the protein MTAVEGMQAPEFSLKNEAGEIVSLKDFSDNKYVVLYFYPKDMTPGCTTQACDFRDAQANFSELNAVILGVSADSEDRHTKFKEKHGLPFSLLVDEDHQMSEDYGVWIEKNMYGKKFMGIERSTFLINPTGTIVKSWRKVKVPNHIQDVLETLKTMSNQ
- the perR gene encoding peroxide-responsive transcriptional repressor PerR, translating into MSEVQLKDALDALKSTGVRITPQRHAILEYMIHSTNHPTADDIYRALEKMFPNMSVATVYNNLRVFRKAGLVKELTYGDSSSRFDFVTHDHYHIICNDCGKIVDFHYPGLDEVEHLASHVTGFQVDYHRLEIYGTCQTCLSKTATAQ
- a CDS encoding D-2-hydroxyacid dehydrogenase, whose translation is MEILFTFVPRVDQQQRIIEEFPEVDFYFLYRDKTRLSSADIIVTYGEDLTAEDIESAVKVKWIMVASAGIEKLPHQAIESRGITVSNVRGIHKTPMAESALAHLLALKRALPVIYQNQRNQQWERKIRSSELSGTTALILGPGAIGAEIGRLLQAFGVHIIGCNRSGAQAPNMDEMVSFEKIMEKLPEADYVISVLPSTDETKQLLKEEHFKAMKDTVIFMNFGRGDLVTDNVLLNALQEKEITFAVLDVFEHEPLPADHPYWSMDNVVVSPHISSKSGKYVDRTLDIFIPNLKKWLIDQSDPTNLVDMEKGY
- a CDS encoding cob(I)yrinic acid a,c-diamide adenosyltransferase produces the protein MKIYTKTGDKGTTSLVYGTRVAKNDAVVEAYGTCDEANTLIGLAVGHLNTEFFNEKEELLKVFHEIQTTLFHVGAELATPKGKEVKWKLAEDDISKLEQWIDLYDDAVPTLSNFILPGGHPSGATLHVARTVVRRAERTVLSIGTDVSPNVLAYLNRLSDFLFVAARLVNQRLGRVERGLHEK